A genomic region of Ignavibacteria bacterium contains the following coding sequences:
- a CDS encoding redoxin domain-containing protein translates to MSVKVGDTYKNFTLKNHRLEDVTLSDFVGKKNIVLLFFPFVNSGVCEKELCQTRDSLQDYQQLDATVFGISVDSPFAQKLWNEKLNFGFDLLSDFNKEVCQSYGVLDENWLAGKFGYKGVAKRSAFVIDKNGIVQYVEVLDDPGKEPDYQKIKETLSNLK, encoded by the coding sequence ATGTCCGTTAAAGTAGGTGATACTTACAAAAATTTTACTCTAAAAAATCATCGTCTTGAAGATGTAACTTTAAGCGATTTTGTTGGAAAGAAAAATATTGTTTTGTTATTCTTTCCCTTTGTAAATAGTGGTGTCTGTGAGAAGGAATTATGTCAAACACGTGATAGTCTTCAAGATTATCAACAACTTGATGCAACTGTTTTTGGAATTAGTGTAGATAGTCCGTTTGCTCAAAAGTTATGGAATGAGAAATTAAATTTCGGATTTGACTTATTGAGTGATTTTAATAAAGAAGTGTGTCAGTCTTACGGTGTACTTGATGAAAATTGGCTGGCAGGGAAATTTGGTTATAAAGGTGTAGCTAAAAGATCAGCCTTTGTAATTGATAAAAATGGTATCGTTCAATATGTTGAAGTTCTTGACGATCCAGGCAAGGAACCTGATTATCAAAAAATAAAAGAAACTCTTTCAAATCTTAAATAA
- a CDS encoding ferrous iron transport protein A: MKTTLDKVEKGQRLIIDQLPDDDYKLQLIRFGIAEGEKVTCLDKILGGTIILKKNRLEIALGSELAKKIKVTMLN; the protein is encoded by the coding sequence ATGAAAACAACCTTAGATAAAGTCGAAAAAGGTCAAAGATTAATTATTGACCAATTACCTGACGATGATTATAAACTTCAATTAATTCGATTTGGAATAGCTGAAGGAGAAAAAGTTACCTGCCTCGATAAAATTCTTGGAGGGACAATCATTCTCAAAAAAAACCGATTAGAAATTGCTTTAGGCAGTGAACTAGCAAAAAAAATCAAAGTCACGATGTTAAATTAA
- a CDS encoding 30S ribosomal protein THX — translation MGKGDRRTKRGKIFRGTFGKWRPRKKKKNKLTQEAKPEQTETKE, via the coding sequence ATGGGCAAAGGTGATAGACGAACAAAAAGAGGAAAAATCTTTCGTGGAACTTTTGGTAAATGGAGACCACGAAAAAAGAAAAAAAACAAATTAACTCAAGAAGCTAAGCCCGAACAAACTGAGACTAAAGAATAG
- a CDS encoding AI-2E family transporter has translation MFREGITKKILLYALPFLTFGLLIYFVLELINIIILLAISILLAFILKPLVGYLEFLKIPRVYAALLSVIFAVGFIGFLIYYFVPIISAQFDNLLILFRDLRIQDLITQIEKKISNTFPFIRRGEITKHFTRIVQTGVENLVTDISNFIPKIFTIAAFILIVPFITFFILKDSRNLKIGIINLLPNRYFEMAYEVFQKVSDELGKFVRGWIFDAMFVGLCVMIGLYIIGLNNFVMLGLLAGVGHLIPYLGPIIGIVPAILVSYYQVGNFSLGLPILILFAIVYTIDNGFVQPMIYSKSLRIHPVVIILLILIGSELFGLLGLLLAVPVANILRVLATEIYQGYKSYKIVKL, from the coding sequence GTGTTTAGAGAAGGAATTACAAAAAAAATTCTCCTTTATGCTCTTCCATTTTTAACATTTGGGCTTCTTATATATTTTGTTCTTGAATTAATCAATATCATTATTCTTTTAGCAATTTCCATTCTTTTGGCTTTTATCTTAAAACCTCTTGTTGGCTATCTTGAATTTCTAAAAATTCCAAGAGTCTATGCTGCATTATTATCAGTAATTTTCGCAGTTGGATTTATTGGATTTTTAATTTATTATTTCGTTCCAATTATTTCTGCACAATTTGATAATCTTTTAATTTTATTCAGAGATTTAAGAATTCAAGATTTAATTACTCAAATAGAGAAAAAAATTTCAAATACATTTCCATTTATCCGCAGAGGAGAAATTACAAAACACTTTACAAGAATTGTTCAAACTGGAGTTGAAAATCTTGTCACTGATATTTCTAACTTCATTCCCAAAATTTTCACTATTGCAGCTTTTATTTTAATAGTTCCATTTATTACTTTTTTCATCTTAAAAGATTCAAGAAATCTTAAAATAGGCATTATAAATCTTCTGCCGAACAGATATTTTGAGATGGCTTACGAAGTTTTTCAAAAAGTTTCTGATGAGCTCGGTAAATTCGTTCGTGGTTGGATCTTTGATGCGATGTTTGTTGGCTTATGTGTAATGATAGGTCTCTACATTATTGGACTAAACAATTTTGTAATGCTTGGTTTGCTTGCAGGAGTTGGTCACTTAATTCCTTATCTCGGTCCGATAATTGGGATTGTACCTGCTATTCTTGTTTCATATTATCAAGTAGGAAACTTTTCACTTGGATTACCCATTTTGATATTATTTGCAATAGTTTATACAATTGATAATGGTTTCGTTCAACCAATGATTTATTCTAAATCCTTAAGAATTCATCCTGTTGTAATAATTCTTTTAATTCTGATTGGAAGTGAGTTATTTGGTTTGCTTGGACTTTTACTTGCAGTTCCGGTTGCAAATATTTTAAGAGTTTTAGCCACAGAAATTTACCAGGGCTATAAATCCTACAAAATTGTTAAGTTATAA
- a CDS encoding MoxR family ATPase: MFKSDIEAVEALSSSIKKLKQEIKKVIVGQDEIIENLLIALLSKGHCLLIGVPGLAKTLLIKTLAQALDLKFSRIQFTPDLMPSDITGTEILEIDPATNQRVFKFIKGPIFTNILLADEINRTPPKTQSALLEAMQELQVTAAGNKYQLDEPFFVLATQNPIEQEGTYPLPEAQLDRFMFNLWLDYPSKDEEIQIVKTTTAQYSPEVSKVMNKDEIKYFQELVRRVPVADNVIEFAVRLTNMSRPVDGAIKFVKDNVSWGAGPRASQFMIIAAKARSVMNGSFTPTIDDVKSVALPILRHRIIPTFSAEADGITSADIVKTLLEQIN, from the coding sequence ATGTTTAAAAGCGATATCGAAGCAGTTGAGGCTTTAAGTTCAAGCATTAAAAAATTAAAACAGGAAATTAAAAAAGTAATTGTTGGTCAGGATGAAATAATTGAAAATCTTTTAATCGCATTACTTTCAAAAGGACATTGTCTTTTAATTGGAGTTCCTGGACTTGCTAAAACTTTATTGATTAAAACATTAGCTCAGGCACTTGATTTAAAATTCAGTCGAATTCAATTTACACCTGACCTGATGCCCAGTGATATTACTGGAACAGAAATTCTTGAAATTGATCCAGCGACTAATCAAAGAGTATTCAAATTTATCAAAGGACCTATTTTTACAAACATTTTGCTTGCTGATGAAATAAATAGAACGCCGCCAAAAACTCAATCAGCCTTGCTTGAAGCAATGCAAGAACTTCAAGTAACAGCAGCAGGTAATAAATACCAACTCGATGAGCCTTTCTTTGTTCTTGCAACTCAAAATCCAATTGAACAGGAAGGAACTTATCCTTTGCCAGAAGCTCAACTCGATCGATTTATGTTCAACCTCTGGCTTGATTATCCTTCAAAGGATGAAGAAATTCAAATTGTAAAAACTACAACAGCTCAATATAGCCCTGAAGTATCCAAAGTAATGAATAAGGATGAAATAAAATATTTTCAAGAACTTGTCAGAAGAGTTCCTGTTGCAGACAATGTAATTGAATTTGCTGTTCGATTAACTAATATGTCACGACCTGTCGATGGTGCAATTAAGTTTGTTAAAGACAATGTAAGCTGGGGAGCTGGACCTCGAGCATCACAATTTATGATAATTGCTGCAAAAGCCCGGTCGGTAATGAACGGATCTTTTACTCCTACAATTGATGATGTTAAAAGTGTTGCTCTTCCAATTCTCAGACATAGAATAATTCCAACATTTAGTGCTGAAGCAGATGGTATTACTTCAGCCGATATAGTGAAAACATTACTAGAACAAATAAATTAA
- a CDS encoding NifU family protein, which yields MEDLQTRVQNALQSIRPYLQADGGDVELVQVTKDGIVEVRLTGACGNCPMSQMTLRAGIERALIRNIPEIRRVEAVFD from the coding sequence ATGGAAGATCTCCAAACACGAGTTCAAAATGCATTACAATCTATTCGACCATATTTGCAAGCTGATGGCGGTGATGTTGAACTTGTTCAGGTTACAAAAGATGGAATTGTGGAAGTCCGTTTGACTGGAGCTTGCGGCAATTGTCCAATGTCTCAAATGACTTTAAGAGCCGGCATTGAAAGAGCATTAATTAGAAATATCCCTGAAATTAGACGAGTTGAAGCAGTATTTGATTAA
- a CDS encoding ferrous iron transporter B, producing the protein MHTSSQPINSKIDFKKVVLAGNPNVGKSLIFNHLSGMYVEVSNFPGTTVSITSAWYKNYNIFDTPGIYGVSSFNDEERVAKEIILDSDIVLSVVNALNLERDLFLTLQLIDMGKRVSVILNMMDEVRKHKLIINSKRLSELLGVEVYETSALKGEGLENLEDAIKKAHQGKEDKFIREKLNLIKNEIPDQAEALLFLEGDREIQKKYPNIKIPVEDIREEIYIHRRNRVKEIVDQVESLDTPGGLFFSKLGRMALNPWTGIPILLLILTLVYFLIGDLVAQRLVDFTENTIGKGLIEYNIKKLVALEIPTEIEVNVLDDEDNVIESKKFIFEKGINNEKAEYQVFEDFLKDKNTEINFVFKNPIVEFFFGEFGVITMTMTYLFFLLLPLVTSFYFALALLEDSGYLPRLAALADRTFTKLGLNGKAIIPIILGFGCVTMATITTRMLGTEREKTIATALLQFVIPCSAQLAVITVLLSAAGPQAIAIYVLTILTVLILTSTILDKIVPGQSSPLILDLPLMSLPDLKNTIRKTYYRTLGFMKEATPLFFLGTAIIGLLHTTNLINIWINLLEPLTTKVLQLPKESAVAFIMGMIRRDFGAAGLFHMSLTTYQTVVALVTITLFVPCIASFLVMIKERGIKQGLVIWAGTWIFAFVIGGILSHILI; encoded by the coding sequence ATGCATACATCTTCTCAACCTATAAATTCTAAAATTGATTTTAAGAAAGTTGTTCTTGCTGGAAATCCGAATGTGGGCAAATCTCTAATTTTCAATCACCTCAGCGGAATGTATGTGGAGGTTTCAAATTTTCCAGGAACAACAGTTTCAATAACATCTGCCTGGTATAAGAATTACAACATATTCGATACACCCGGAATTTACGGCGTTTCATCTTTTAATGATGAAGAAAGGGTTGCTAAAGAGATTATCCTTGATAGTGATATTGTTTTAAGCGTTGTCAATGCTTTAAATCTTGAGAGAGATTTGTTCCTAACACTGCAACTAATTGATATGGGCAAAAGGGTTTCCGTCATTTTGAATATGATGGATGAAGTTAGAAAACATAAACTTATTATTAACTCGAAGAGGCTTTCAGAATTACTGGGCGTAGAAGTTTACGAAACATCAGCATTAAAAGGCGAGGGTTTAGAAAATCTTGAAGACGCTATTAAAAAAGCTCATCAAGGTAAAGAGGACAAATTCATCAGGGAGAAGTTAAATCTCATCAAAAACGAAATTCCAGATCAAGCTGAAGCTCTTCTTTTCCTCGAAGGTGATCGAGAAATTCAGAAGAAATATCCTAACATCAAAATTCCAGTCGAAGACATCCGTGAAGAAATTTATATCCACAGAAGAAACAGAGTCAAAGAAATAGTGGATCAAGTTGAAAGCCTCGATACACCTGGTGGACTTTTCTTTTCAAAACTTGGTCGAATGGCTTTAAATCCATGGACTGGTATTCCAATTTTATTATTAATTCTGACACTGGTTTATTTTCTAATTGGCGATCTTGTTGCTCAGAGGTTAGTTGATTTCACAGAAAACACAATTGGCAAAGGTTTAATTGAATACAATATTAAAAAACTTGTTGCGCTTGAGATACCAACTGAAATAGAAGTAAATGTTTTAGACGATGAAGATAATGTAATAGAAAGCAAAAAGTTCATCTTCGAAAAAGGCATCAACAACGAAAAAGCTGAATACCAAGTATTCGAAGATTTCTTAAAAGATAAAAATACTGAGATAAATTTCGTATTTAAAAATCCAATCGTTGAATTCTTTTTTGGTGAGTTTGGTGTAATTACAATGACTATGACTTATCTGTTTTTCCTTCTGCTTCCTCTAGTAACTTCTTTTTATTTTGCTCTCGCTTTACTTGAAGATAGTGGTTACCTGCCAAGACTTGCCGCACTTGCTGACAGGACTTTTACCAAACTTGGATTAAATGGAAAAGCAATAATCCCAATAATTCTCGGTTTCGGCTGTGTAACAATGGCTACTATCACAACGAGAATGCTTGGAACTGAAAGAGAAAAAACTATAGCGACTGCGTTACTTCAATTTGTAATCCCTTGTTCAGCACAACTTGCAGTAATAACTGTTTTACTCAGTGCCGCAGGTCCACAGGCAATAGCAATTTATGTTTTAACTATACTTACAGTTTTAATTTTAACCAGCACTATTTTAGATAAGATTGTTCCTGGACAATCTTCTCCACTTATTCTTGATTTACCTTTAATGAGTCTTCCCGATCTGAAGAATACTATTCGGAAAACTTATTACAGAACACTTGGATTTATGAAAGAAGCAACTCCTCTTTTCTTTTTAGGCACAGCAATAATTGGATTGCTTCACACAACTAACTTGATAAACATCTGGATTAATTTGCTTGAACCATTAACTACAAAAGTTTTGCAGCTTCCGAAAGAATCTGCTGTTGCATTCATTATGGGAATGATTCGAAGAGATTTTGGCGCTGCTGGATTATTTCATATGAGTTTGACAACTTATCAAACAGTAGTTGCGCTTGTCACTATCACGCTTTTTGTTCCATGTATTGCTTCATTCTTAGTAATGATAAAAGAAAGAGGCATTAAACAAGGTTTAGTGATCTGGGCTGGAACCTGGATTTTTGCATTTGTTATTGGGGGAATTTTAAGTCATATTTTAATCTAA
- a CDS encoding transcriptional repressor — translation MIINITHATEIFTDFLKKGSYRITPERFEVLEFAFKQTKHFSADELFLAMKNEGSNISRATVYNTLELLVSCGLLAKHNFMGKEARYEKILGVTDHDHLICLNCGKIIEFDNNEILKIQEKICEEFGFIPVNHSFNIYGYCKNPEQCKLNRDNGNENNLR, via the coding sequence ATGATTATTAATATTACTCACGCAACAGAAATATTTACTGACTTCTTAAAGAAAGGCTCTTACAGAATTACACCCGAAAGATTTGAAGTGCTTGAATTTGCTTTTAAGCAGACAAAACATTTCAGTGCCGATGAGTTGTTTCTTGCAATGAAAAACGAAGGCTCAAATATCTCAAGAGCAACCGTCTATAATACCCTTGAATTGCTCGTTTCTTGCGGCCTTCTTGCCAAACATAACTTTATGGGCAAAGAAGCCCGCTATGAAAAAATCCTTGGAGTCACAGATCACGATCATCTTATTTGTCTTAATTGCGGGAAAATTATCGAATTTGATAATAACGAAATTCTCAAGATACAGGAAAAAATTTGCGAAGAATTTGGATTTATTCCTGTTAATCACAGTTTTAATATCTACGGATATTGTAAAAATCCAGAACAATGTAAATTAAATAGAGATAACGGAAATGAAAACAACCTTAGATAA
- the apbC gene encoding iron-sulfur cluster carrier protein ApbC — MKVDKELILKALSNVQDPDLRRDIVTLNMVKDIRIEGNQIFVKVNLTTPACPLKDNIKNDCIREIQKVVGNDFSIQVEMGSSVTTHINEIKEKLLPGVKNTIAVASGKGGVGKSTVAVNLAVALAKDGANVGLIDADIYGPSIPLMLGVKEQPKMIGDDPNNVKLLPLERYGVKLMSIGFLIDDNTPVIWRGPMASGAIKQFMSDVMWDELDYLIFDLPPGTGDIQLTLVQTIPLTGAVVVTTPQDVALIDARKAITMFERVNVTILGLVENMSYFIAPDTGKRYDIFGNGGGRKAAEEMGIPFLGEIPINPLIREGGDTGKPIVIADPDCEETRKIMEIARNMAAQISIRNINAPIIPKIEILNS; from the coding sequence ATGAAAGTCGATAAAGAATTAATTCTGAAAGCATTAAGCAATGTTCAAGATCCTGATTTAAGAAGAGACATAGTCACACTAAATATGGTCAAAGATATCAGGATTGAAGGAAATCAAATTTTTGTTAAAGTAAATTTAACCACCCCCGCCTGTCCATTAAAAGACAACATTAAAAATGATTGTATTAGAGAAATTCAAAAAGTTGTTGGCAACGATTTTTCAATTCAAGTTGAGATGGGTTCTTCAGTAACCACACACATCAACGAAATTAAAGAAAAACTTTTGCCTGGCGTAAAAAACACAATAGCAGTAGCAAGTGGAAAAGGCGGAGTTGGAAAATCAACAGTCGCTGTAAATTTAGCTGTAGCTCTTGCTAAAGACGGTGCAAATGTTGGTTTAATTGATGCTGATATTTATGGTCCAAGTATTCCTTTGATGCTTGGTGTAAAAGAACAGCCTAAGATGATTGGAGATGATCCTAATAATGTAAAGCTTCTTCCACTTGAAAGATACGGCGTGAAATTAATGTCGATTGGTTTTTTAATTGATGATAATACACCCGTTATCTGGCGTGGACCAATGGCAAGCGGTGCAATCAAACAATTTATGAGCGATGTAATGTGGGATGAATTGGATTATTTAATTTTTGATTTGCCTCCCGGAACGGGAGACATTCAATTGACTTTAGTGCAAACAATTCCTTTAACGGGTGCAGTTGTTGTAACTACTCCTCAAGATGTCGCTTTAATTGATGCAAGAAAAGCAATAACAATGTTTGAAAGGGTTAATGTGACTATATTAGGTCTGGTCGAAAATATGAGTTACTTTATTGCGCCAGATACTGGAAAGCGTTATGATATTTTTGGCAACGGCGGAGGCAGAAAAGCAGCAGAAGAAATGGGAATTCCATTCCTAGGCGAAATACCAATTAATCCATTAATTCGAGAAGGCGGTGATACCGGCAAACCAATAGTGATTGCCGATCCAGATTGTGAAGAGACTCGAAAGATTATGGAAATTGCTAGAAATATGGCTGCTCAGATCAGCATTAGAAACATTAACGCTCCTATAATTCCCAAAATTGAAATTTTAAATTCATAG